Genomic segment of Alphaproteobacteria bacterium:
CCGGTCGGTTGCGCAATCCAGCACGGCGCATGAAGAAGAGTATGGTGAAAAGGACAACACCCTCGAGAAAAGCCTCATAAAGCTGACTGGGATGTCGTGGCTCGGGCCCGCCCTGGGGAAAGATCATGCCCCACGGAACGTCCGTCGGCCGGCCAAACAGCTCTCCATTCACGAAATTGGCGAGACGACCGAAAAAGAGCCCGATCGGCACGGCGCAGCACACCGCGTCCCCTACCATGCGAAATGAAAGCCTGTTGCGCCTGCAGAACAGGATGAGCGCGGTGACCACGCCGATGAGACCGCCATGGAACGACATCCCACCATGCCAAACGGCAACCATTTGAACCGGGTCCGCGAGATAGGCGCTCGGCTGATAGAAGAGGACGTAGCCGAGCCGACCGCCGAGAACGACCCCCAAGGTGCACCAGACAACGAGGTCGTCGACTTGCGTCTCGGACATGATTTTGGGCGCCGACGCGGCTATTTTCCGCACGTGTCGCCACCCGATCAAGATGCCCGCAATATAAGAAATTGCATACCAACGAATGGCGAGAGGGCCGAGCCTGATCGCGACCGGATCGATATCGGGGAAATGGAGGGGGGTCATGCGGACACTCGTCTCGACTTTGAGGTGGGTCAGCGATAGGGGTCGAGTTGACTGAGGAAGTTCTTGACGTACAGTGCAACGCCGTCCTCGAGCCGGGT
This window contains:
- the lgt gene encoding prolipoprotein diacylglyceryl transferase produces the protein MTPLHFPDIDPVAIRLGPLAIRWYAISYIAGILIGWRHVRKIAASAPKIMSETQVDDLVVWCTLGVVLGGRLGYVLFYQPSAYLADPVQMVAVWHGGMSFHGGLIGVVTALILFCRRNRLSFRMVGDAVCCAVPIGLFFGRLANFVNGELFGRPTDVPWGMIFPQGGPEPRHPSQLYEAFLEGVVLFTILFFMRRAGLRNRPGFIAGAFLIGYGLARITVEFFREPDSFLGFLVFGMTMGQILSIPVILYGAWLISQAKPLAKAA